The following proteins are encoded in a genomic region of Nitrospirae bacterium CG2_30_53_67:
- a CDS encoding RNA helicase has protein sequence MDFNAFELNPHVAAGVKAAGYATPTPIQAQAIPKVMQGRDVMGLAQTGTGKTAAFVLPILHRLMQGSRGHVRALVVAPTRELAEQTHEAIGKLGRDTRIRSVTIYGGVNINPQLQKLRKGAEIVVACPGRLLDHIGQGTIDLSRLEVLVLDEADQMFDMGFLPDIRRIMKHLPRKRQTLLFSATMPDEIRSLAQSVLNDPVTVQVGKTAPAVTVSHALYPVEPHLKTALLLELLRQTDTESVLVFTRTKHRAKRLGEHLAKAGYRAASLQGNLSQSRRQAALDGFRDGTYQILVATDIAARGIDVTQISHVINYDIPNTTDAYIHRIGRTGRVARSGDAYTLVSGDDTNMVRGIERILGSPVDRRTVAGFDYNVPAPRKNNEFARQPRQQAPVRKAARPQKAAAQKNTPAQIRTGKPKFVWRSGEHQRGQRLRNGIRP, from the coding sequence ATGGATTTCAACGCATTCGAGTTAAACCCCCACGTCGCGGCCGGGGTCAAGGCCGCGGGTTATGCCACACCGACGCCGATCCAGGCGCAGGCTATTCCCAAGGTCATGCAGGGGCGGGACGTCATGGGCCTGGCACAGACCGGAACCGGCAAGACCGCTGCCTTCGTGCTGCCCATTCTGCACCGGTTGATGCAGGGAAGCCGGGGACACGTCCGAGCCCTGGTCGTCGCTCCTACCCGGGAGCTGGCCGAACAGACACACGAGGCCATCGGGAAGCTCGGTCGGGATACCCGCATCCGGAGCGTCACGATTTACGGCGGCGTGAACATCAATCCACAGCTGCAAAAACTGAGAAAGGGCGCTGAGATCGTCGTGGCCTGCCCCGGCAGGCTTCTCGATCACATCGGCCAGGGGACCATTGATCTCAGCCGTCTGGAAGTGCTGGTCCTCGACGAGGCGGACCAGATGTTCGACATGGGTTTTCTGCCGGACATCCGGCGGATCATGAAACACCTCCCCCGGAAGCGGCAGACTCTGCTCTTTTCAGCCACCATGCCCGATGAGATCCGGAGCCTGGCTCAGTCGGTCCTGAACGACCCGGTTACGGTCCAGGTGGGCAAGACCGCCCCGGCGGTCACCGTCAGTCACGCCCTCTACCCGGTCGAACCGCACCTCAAGACGGCCTTGCTGCTTGAGCTTCTGCGCCAAACCGACACCGAGTCGGTGCTGGTGTTCACCCGCACCAAGCACCGCGCTAAGCGTCTGGGGGAACATCTGGCCAAGGCCGGCTACCGGGCCGCCTCGCTGCAGGGTAACCTTTCGCAGTCTCGGCGGCAGGCCGCGCTGGACGGCTTCCGTGACGGCACGTACCAGATCCTGGTGGCGACCGACATCGCGGCGCGCGGGATCGACGTCACCCAGATCTCTCACGTTATCAACTACGACATCCCCAACACCACCGATGCCTATATCCATCGCATCGGCCGGACCGGCCGTGTCGCCCGAAGCGGCGATGCGTACACCCTGGTGAGCGGTGACGATACGAATATGGTGCGGGGCATTGAGCGGATCCTTGGCAGCCCGGTCGACCGCCGAACCGTGGCCGGCTTCGACTACAATGTCCCGGCGCCCAGAAAGAACAACGAGTTTGCCCGCCAGCCCAGGCAGCAGGCTCCGGTCCGAAAAGCAGCCCGGCCGCAGAAGGCCGCCGCACAGAAAAATACTCCTGCACAGATAAGAACCGGGAAGCCAAAATTTGTCTGGAGAAGCGGGGAGCACCAGCGAGGGCAACGGCTTCGCAACGGAATCAGGCCCTGA
- a CDS encoding cold-shock protein yields MSEGTVKWFNDGKGFGFIEQSDGPDLFVHFSAIQDEGFKTLEEGQKVRFDVTEGQKGPQATNVIKM; encoded by the coding sequence ATGTCAGAAGGCACAGTGAAGTGGTTCAACGACGGCAAGGGTTTTGGTTTCATCGAGCAGAGTGATGGTCCGGATTTATTCGTCCATTTTTCCGCGATTCAGGATGAAGGTTTCAAGACCCTCGAAGAAGGTCAGAAAGTCCGTTTCGACGTGACAGAGGGGCAAAAAGGACCTCAGGCCACCAACGTCATCAAGATGTAA